From one Flavobacterium sp. N502536 genomic stretch:
- a CDS encoding glycerophosphodiester phosphodiesterase family protein: MKHFFYSFLLLCSSLFLFSASNFYTDSCRKKKQSLQDYFKWKPGKTYPIIMGHRMAPISGYADNGFKTLEYTQKIAPCIVQEMDVRMTKDHVLVMLHDATLERTTTGKGNLTDFTFKELNNFELKDIYGRILKGEHIPTLSKILQFVKKKKMIVALDMKKGTDPEILMREVVKSKTLDNVIIICYTLNDAIILNKMYPKLMLALGFNSLDDIETIKHSGLPFENLIALTPNELKEKTFYDQIHSMGIMVSFSAQGGVDLEYSKKRGASYKKVFDHGGDIICTDSLENVLKTFSLKKN, encoded by the coding sequence ATGAAACATTTTTTTTATTCATTCTTACTTCTTTGCAGCTCATTATTTTTATTCAGTGCTTCTAACTTTTATACTGACAGCTGCAGAAAAAAAAAACAGTCCCTTCAGGATTATTTTAAATGGAAACCCGGTAAAACTTATCCCATAATTATGGGGCATAGAATGGCTCCTATATCAGGTTATGCTGATAATGGTTTTAAAACATTAGAGTATACTCAAAAAATAGCTCCATGCATCGTACAGGAAATGGATGTGCGCATGACTAAAGACCATGTTTTAGTAATGCTACATGATGCGACTTTAGAACGAACAACAACAGGAAAAGGAAATTTAACTGACTTTACTTTTAAGGAACTCAATAATTTTGAGCTCAAAGATATTTACGGAAGAATTCTCAAAGGAGAGCATATTCCCACTTTATCTAAAATCCTTCAGTTTGTAAAGAAAAAGAAGATGATTGTTGCTCTTGATATGAAAAAAGGGACTGACCCCGAAATATTAATGAGAGAGGTAGTTAAATCAAAAACATTAGATAATGTTATTATTATTTGCTATACTCTTAATGATGCAATAATACTAAACAAAATGTATCCTAAATTAATGCTGGCTTTGGGGTTTAATAGCTTGGATGATATCGAGACTATAAAGCACTCAGGATTGCCTTTTGAAAATCTTATTGCTTTAACTCCAAATGAGTTAAAAGAAAAAACATTCTATGATCAAATACACTCTATGGGAATAATGGTTTCATTTAGTGCTCAGGGAGGTGTTGACCTTGAATATTCAAAAAAAAGGGGAGCAAGTTATAAAAAAGTATTTGATCATGGTGGAGACATTATTTGCACTGATAGTCTGGAAAATGTTTTAAAGACATTTTCATTAAAAAAAAATTAG
- a CDS encoding RNA polymerase sigma factor, translating to MSRNYNNDRFIPGIKEGSEEAFRMLFDSFHLKIYTVSKRMGMTNEEAEDVIQECFLQLWKQRDSIKEDLSINGLLYTIAKRIILKKIKENKHYYKSKDLEAYSLPTDNKTQDDISFLETNKFIEETIENLPNQQRITFLMNYKKGMTPEEICKELELSKRTVENQIFRAKKKIKNVLIKLGLLF from the coding sequence ATGAGCAGAAATTATAATAACGATCGATTTATACCAGGAATTAAAGAAGGTTCGGAGGAGGCATTTAGAATGTTATTTGATTCTTTTCATTTGAAAATTTATACTGTTTCAAAAAGGATGGGAATGACTAACGAAGAGGCTGAAGATGTAATTCAGGAATGTTTTTTACAATTATGGAAACAAAGAGATTCTATTAAAGAGGATCTTTCCATTAATGGTTTATTGTATACAATTGCCAAAAGAATTATTTTGAAAAAAATAAAAGAAAATAAACATTATTACAAGTCTAAGGATCTAGAAGCCTACTCTTTGCCGACAGACAATAAAACACAAGATGACATTTCGTTTTTGGAAACAAATAAATTTATAGAAGAAACGATTGAAAATCTTCCAAATCAACAACGAATTACTTTTTTAATGAATTATAAAAAAGGAATGACTCCGGAAGAAATTTGCAAGGAATTGGAGCTTTCAAAAAGAACTGTCGAAAATCAAATATTCAGAGCAAAAAAGAAGATTAAAAATGTTTTGATTAAATTAGGACTCCTATTTTAA
- a CDS encoding FecR family protein, whose translation MSQIDKKDNLNDKNKFNEYWDDETTLYSNPNSNKIYEKLKTKLFPSKEPKPFTANNFNRNLLYTAAIVVIAFGIFWMNQYTDRSDLIVIKTFEGENKALVLPDNSKVILLENSQISYLKSLKNNSKREVNLKGDALFTVVHNTKKPFIVTIENLVIKDIGTIFKINTILKKNNLRTIRVNVEEGSISIHEKNNFRKKIILLAGYEAIYDKNNFAVHKTIFKNTIEFNSPL comes from the coding sequence ATGTCACAAATTGATAAAAAGGATAATTTAAACGACAAGAACAAATTTAATGAATATTGGGATGATGAAACAACTCTTTATAGTAACCCTAATTCAAACAAAATTTATGAAAAGTTAAAAACAAAACTTTTTCCTTCTAAAGAACCAAAACCTTTTACTGCAAATAATTTTAATCGCAATTTACTTTATACCGCTGCTATTGTAGTGATAGCTTTTGGCATTTTTTGGATGAATCAATATACAGATCGAAGTGATTTAATTGTAATTAAGACTTTCGAAGGCGAAAATAAAGCATTGGTTTTACCTGATAATTCTAAAGTTATATTGTTAGAGAATTCTCAAATAAGCTATCTAAAATCTTTAAAAAACAATTCAAAAAGAGAAGTCAACCTTAAAGGAGACGCATTATTTACAGTTGTTCATAATACTAAAAAGCCTTTTATTGTAACAATAGAAAATCTTGTTATCAAAGACATTGGGACTATTTTTAAAATCAATACAATTTTAAAAAAGAACAATCTTCGGACTATAAGGGTAAATGTAGAAGAAGGAAGTATATCGATACATGAAAAAAATAATTTTCGAAAAAAAATTATTCTATTGGCGGGATATGAAGCGATTTATGATAAAAATAATTTTGCAGTACATAAAACTATTTTCAAAAATACAATTGAATTTAATAGCCCGTTATAG
- a CDS encoding helix-turn-helix domain-containing protein, whose protein sequence is MNILTLPDELNFEGSNLIEVYDYNSSKKVSKQQIILSQHAFSFLMEGTKEVVFDNSAVSIDASKFLMMQSGPCLMTEKLSDVSNYRSIVLFFSNELVLRFMRKMEWSKAEVKESKSVYAFEYDAFLKRFVSSLVDISKLSIVVKSKLLEVKLEELLLYLTEMHGTAFLSSLTANRNDSSQKFVQIIESSHLSKLSLKELAFLCNMSVSTFKREFEKHYSESPIKWFQNKRLEFANYLLHKEQKSPSEVYFEVGYESLSSFTQAYKSKYGVTPKQGQLK, encoded by the coding sequence ATGAATATACTTACACTGCCTGATGAGTTAAATTTTGAAGGATCAAATCTAATCGAGGTTTATGACTACAATAGCTCTAAAAAGGTTTCGAAACAGCAAATTATTCTGAGTCAGCATGCATTTAGTTTTTTAATGGAAGGAACAAAGGAAGTTGTTTTTGATAATTCGGCTGTGTCGATAGATGCTTCGAAGTTTCTTATGATGCAATCAGGGCCTTGTTTAATGACCGAAAAACTTTCGGATGTTTCTAACTACAGAAGTATTGTTTTATTTTTTTCAAATGAATTGGTTTTGCGATTTATGAGAAAAATGGAGTGGAGTAAAGCGGAAGTAAAAGAATCTAAATCTGTTTATGCTTTTGAATATGATGCATTTCTTAAACGATTTGTAAGTAGTTTAGTGGATATTTCGAAGCTGTCGATAGTGGTTAAAAGTAAATTATTGGAAGTAAAGTTGGAAGAATTACTGCTTTATCTGACGGAGATGCATGGTACCGCATTTCTGTCTTCTTTAACAGCTAACCGTAATGATTCTTCGCAAAAATTTGTTCAGATTATTGAAAGTAGTCATCTGAGTAAATTGTCTTTAAAGGAACTGGCCTTTTTGTGTAATATGAGTGTTTCGACATTTAAACGAGAATTTGAAAAACACTATTCGGAATCACCCATAAAATGGTTTCAAAACAAAAGACTGGAATTTGCCAATTATCTACTTCATAAAGAGCAGAAAAGCCCTTCAGAGGTTTATTTTGAAGTGGGTTACGAAAGTTTATCGAGTTTTACTCAGGCCTATAAATCAAAGTATGGTGTGACGCCGAAACAGGGACAGCTAAAATGA
- a CDS encoding proline-specific peptidase family protein — translation MRYSIALLSLLLLLSCKNESKTNTLSSYFTYNQNSDIESAGVRMIPIKTPVGEFKVWTKRFGNNPKIKILLLHGGPAMTHEYMECFETFFQREGFEFYEYDQLGSYYSDQPKDSSLWTTKRFVEEVEQVRKAIGADNSNFYVLGNSWGGILAMEYALKYQQNMKGLLVSNMMASAPDYGKYADEVLSKQMKPEILAEIRALEAKKDFSNPQYMELLLPNFYQKHLCRLKEWPDGLNRASKHINNEIYTLMQGPSEFGISGRLAKWDIKNRLHEITIPTLMIGAKYDTMDPKAMEEQSKLVKKGRYLYCPNGSHLAMWDDQKVFMNGVIQFINDVNTQKF, via the coding sequence ATGCGTTATAGTATTGCCCTCCTTAGTCTTTTGCTGCTGTTGTCTTGTAAAAATGAGTCAAAAACCAATACATTATCCAGTTACTTTACCTACAATCAGAACTCCGATATTGAATCTGCAGGAGTTCGAATGATTCCGATAAAAACGCCGGTTGGAGAATTTAAAGTCTGGACAAAACGTTTTGGAAACAATCCGAAAATAAAAATACTATTACTGCACGGAGGTCCCGCTATGACCCACGAATATATGGAATGTTTCGAGACCTTTTTTCAACGTGAGGGCTTCGAATTTTACGAATACGATCAATTAGGCTCCTACTATAGCGATCAGCCAAAAGACAGCAGTTTATGGACTACAAAACGCTTTGTAGAAGAAGTAGAACAAGTTCGCAAAGCGATCGGAGCCGACAATAGCAATTTTTATGTGCTTGGAAATTCATGGGGCGGAATTCTGGCAATGGAATATGCTTTAAAATACCAACAAAACATGAAAGGTCTATTGGTTTCAAACATGATGGCCAGTGCCCCCGACTACGGAAAGTATGCCGACGAAGTACTTTCAAAACAAATGAAACCAGAAATCTTAGCCGAAATTAGAGCCCTCGAAGCCAAAAAAGATTTTAGTAATCCCCAATATATGGAATTACTCCTTCCAAATTTTTATCAAAAACATTTATGCAGACTAAAAGAATGGCCAGACGGACTAAATCGTGCCAGCAAACACATCAATAATGAAATCTACACATTGATGCAGGGCCCAAGTGAATTTGGAATAAGTGGTCGTTTAGCCAAGTGGGATATCAAAAATCGTTTGCATGAAATTACAATTCCCACCTTAATGATTGGGGCAAAATACGACACTATGGATCCAAAAGCAATGGAAGAACAAAGTAAACTGGTCAAAAAAGGACGTTATTTATATTGCCCAAACGGAAGTCATCTCGCCATGTGGGACGATCAAAAAGTCTTTATGAATGGAGTCATTCAATTTATAAACGATGTTAACACCCAAAAATTCTAG
- a CDS encoding YbhB/YbcL family Raf kinase inhibitor-like protein: MKKVNVILIMSLIFTTTIFGQKTFTLSSKDLGGEATKKQEFKGFGCTGENQSPELSWKNAPAGTKSFAVTMYDPDAPTGSGFWHWVVFDIPSDVNELLPNAGNKDKFAIKGAIQSITDYGIKGFGGPCPPEGHGFHQYIITVYALKTDKLGLDENTNPAIVGFNLWNQTLAKASIIAYYKR, translated from the coding sequence ATGAAAAAAGTAAATGTAATTTTGATAATGTCTCTAATTTTCACAACGACAATTTTTGGACAAAAGACTTTTACGCTCAGCAGTAAAGATTTGGGAGGTGAGGCGACTAAAAAACAGGAGTTTAAGGGATTTGGTTGTACCGGAGAGAATCAGTCTCCTGAATTGTCCTGGAAAAATGCTCCGGCCGGAACAAAAAGTTTTGCCGTGACGATGTACGATCCCGATGCACCTACCGGAAGCGGATTTTGGCACTGGGTTGTATTTGATATTCCTTCGGATGTAAATGAACTGCTGCCTAATGCAGGTAACAAAGATAAATTTGCAATAAAAGGTGCCATCCAAAGCATCACCGATTACGGAATTAAAGGGTTTGGTGGACCTTGCCCGCCAGAGGGGCATGGATTTCATCAATACATTATCACTGTTTACGCTCTTAAAACCGACAAATTGGGACTTGATGAGAATACAAACCCGGCTATTGTAGGGTTTAATCTGTGGAATCAGACGTTGGCTAAAGCCAGTATTATAGCTTATTACAAAAGATAA
- a CDS encoding glycerophosphodiester phosphodiesterase family protein: MKVLFRLLEIPMLSTVLILLMSLDLAGQTIVGSRVFTSPEPGINGATISDMVTIDRDSLFGLKQNVSGIIATMNAPTGKVTVTANSYNLDGTNRVLWRCTSTQTSTVYSGQQDFFVPPGYGFGQVGSMQSKILGMNDFANSYTPPGIMPLKEIILVTVEVSITDATFVKAYIPGIGEYTLDFPWTHACFGKTTVECQALREFRNGDMSKVIVTAHRGYWGYGNIAEGGMQSLLNAYQNNYLFVELDIMQSKDKNAILLHDQEVNRMTNLPPTPDNDEQAWIRNLNFNSTTMNIPKRGGGSYPSYPELKTGFLVDRRGEVTLDPLNELSVAMDYLVDKSILIQLDIKDKYKEDYLLTTYLCLKEAKDKGVLHKMMFKPGSAAPVSRQEIQDYLTHPDVNHPENLWSEFAYQTSSVVIILPTDVDSPFGDSYIVDSVTGTIIWDHLKIRLDDWMQLPSVVSFEVIFKCEETDPLLTAGIPAQGSIYNGRSIAKYMKDNSYRTGINWEIPCDCRGTSNGRGKWFDKNQKVEKPYLTYSPNCYDLRSNPEWLMNPPGYSEDIKPGSIVTDRPDVFVNMLKMTNSLNPVTFRQ, translated from the coding sequence ATGAAAGTTCTTTTCAGGTTATTAGAAATCCCAATGTTAAGTACGGTATTGATTCTGCTGATGTCATTAGATTTGGCGGGACAGACAATTGTAGGGTCACGAGTTTTTACTTCTCCTGAACCAGGTATAAACGGAGCCACTATTAGCGATATGGTAACGATAGACAGAGATTCGTTGTTTGGTTTGAAACAGAATGTGTCAGGGATTATAGCCACAATGAATGCTCCAACCGGGAAAGTAACAGTTACTGCTAACAGCTATAATTTGGATGGTACTAATCGCGTGCTGTGGAGATGTACTTCTACTCAAACAAGTACGGTGTATTCTGGTCAACAGGATTTTTTTGTTCCTCCAGGATATGGTTTTGGACAGGTAGGCAGTATGCAATCAAAAATATTAGGAATGAACGATTTTGCTAATAGTTATACACCACCAGGTATTATGCCATTAAAAGAAATTATTCTGGTAACTGTCGAAGTATCGATTACGGATGCCACCTTTGTTAAAGCTTATATTCCCGGTATTGGAGAGTATACATTGGATTTCCCCTGGACCCATGCCTGTTTTGGCAAAACTACAGTGGAATGTCAGGCACTGAGAGAATTTAGAAATGGCGATATGAGCAAAGTTATAGTTACGGCACACAGAGGATATTGGGGGTATGGAAATATTGCAGAGGGAGGGATGCAGTCTCTTTTAAATGCCTATCAAAACAATTATCTTTTTGTAGAACTCGACATTATGCAGTCAAAAGATAAAAATGCCATATTGCTTCACGATCAGGAAGTGAACCGAATGACCAATCTTCCGCCTACACCCGATAATGATGAACAGGCTTGGATTAGAAATTTAAATTTTAATAGTACGACAATGAATATCCCAAAGCGCGGAGGTGGTTCGTATCCAAGTTATCCGGAACTGAAAACGGGCTTTTTAGTAGACAGAAGAGGTGAAGTAACGCTCGATCCACTGAATGAACTATCTGTCGCTATGGATTATTTGGTAGATAAGTCTATACTGATACAGCTGGATATTAAAGATAAATATAAAGAAGATTATTTGCTGACAACCTATTTATGTTTGAAAGAGGCGAAAGACAAAGGAGTTTTGCATAAAATGATGTTCAAACCGGGTTCTGCAGCTCCTGTGTCGCGGCAGGAAATACAGGATTACCTGACCCATCCTGATGTAAATCACCCGGAGAACCTTTGGAGTGAATTTGCATATCAAACTTCTTCGGTGGTAATCATACTTCCTACCGATGTAGACAGTCCTTTTGGAGACTCCTATATTGTAGATTCGGTAACTGGTACAATAATTTGGGATCATCTTAAAATACGATTAGATGACTGGATGCAGCTTCCCAGCGTGGTAAGTTTTGAAGTGATATTTAAATGTGAAGAGACGGATCCTCTGCTAACTGCAGGGATACCTGCTCAGGGAAGTATTTATAATGGTCGTTCAATTGCTAAATATATGAAAGACAATAGTTATCGTACCGGAATAAACTGGGAGATACCCTGTGATTGTAGGGGAACATCTAACGGACGGGGTAAGTGGTTCGACAAAAATCAAAAGGTAGAAAAACCGTATCTGACGTATAGCCCTAATTGTTATGATTTAAGATCAAATCCCGAATGGTTGATGAATCCACCAGGATATTCCGAAGATATAAAACCAGGTTCAATAGTCACAGACAGGCCAGATGTCTTTGTAAACATGCTTAAGATGACCAACAGTTTAAACCCTGTAACCTTTAGACAGTAA
- a CDS encoding T9SS type A sorting domain-containing protein, which produces MKNKLFIVLISLFCLLPFRGHSKYLTPSCSKDSIVDSSLAISITTTSPICNYDTGTISFTPNRPIPPNVIYDVMYQGVLTSVKIPSSNGIVVFTNLAAGTYIVGYRDSDPASGFNFSPLANYTIVIKAGSAEVKPTGVTAQAFSKSVNATVASLVTNQKGVIWYDAATGGKVIPSSTVLTNGTTYYGSLKEGICESSTRLAVIVEIKDFKTQERSNRIQKVLASKFSDYFTLYPNPVSNILSVNTIQDVEIRSLAIYDILGQSVIEVLNAKSVTNIDVSKLTSGNYFIKVQSNKGNSSMQFIKY; this is translated from the coding sequence ATGAAAAATAAATTATTCATAGTGTTAATTAGCTTGTTTTGTTTATTGCCTTTTAGAGGACACAGTAAATATCTGACACCTTCTTGTAGTAAAGATTCAATAGTTGATTCCAGTTTAGCGATCTCGATCACTACTACATCGCCCATTTGCAATTACGATACCGGAACAATTTCGTTTACGCCCAATCGCCCAATTCCGCCAAACGTAATCTACGATGTAATGTATCAAGGTGTTCTTACAAGTGTGAAAATCCCTTCTTCAAACGGAATTGTTGTTTTCACAAACCTTGCTGCCGGGACTTATATAGTTGGTTATCGTGATAGTGATCCAGCTTCAGGTTTTAATTTTTCTCCCCTTGCAAATTATACAATAGTGATAAAAGCCGGTAGTGCTGAAGTAAAACCAACAGGAGTGACAGCGCAGGCATTTAGTAAGTCTGTTAATGCTACTGTAGCCAGTTTAGTAACCAACCAAAAAGGTGTTATCTGGTATGATGCTGCTACCGGTGGGAAAGTAATACCTTCATCGACTGTCTTAACCAATGGTACTACTTATTACGGATCTTTAAAAGAGGGTATTTGTGAAAGTTCAACACGATTAGCCGTAATCGTTGAGATCAAAGATTTTAAAACACAAGAAAGAAGTAATAGAATACAGAAAGTTTTGGCTTCGAAGTTTTCAGATTATTTTACTCTTTATCCAAATCCGGTCTCGAATATTTTGAGTGTTAATACAATTCAAGATGTAGAAATACGATCGTTGGCTATTTACGATATTTTGGGACAGTCGGTTATTGAGGTTCTTAATGCGAAATCAGTTACTAATATCGATGTTTCAAAACTTACAAGTGGGAACTATTTTATTAAAGTACAATCAAATAAAGGAAATTCAAGTATGCAATTTATCAAATATTGA
- a CDS encoding carboxypeptidase regulatory-like domain-containing protein has translation MKKRFLFTFFVTVVFSKGIFAQGLTTGSISGKVTDSKSSSLLGATILVVHQLTNAKYSANTKSDGRFDLPNVKVGGPYKITVSYTGFTPEIVDDVMVVLGENLSLDLVLKDETAQLQEVVVKGKKGNKIMTSNKNGSGISIDRSTLDALPSISRSMSDFTRLVPQAGAQGMLGKGGKSNNVSVDGAAFNNAFGLGSEAIGGLPGGNANAQPISLDAIDQISVELSPYNVKIGGFTGASVNAVTRSGDNEFRGSVYNYFRNQGMVGDKVKNAKITNAKFEENTFGFRLGGPIIKDKLFFFANYEQTKSSRPGTVFKAAEPGLSGGNIATIKAADLDALGNYLNSTYGYNAGSYQNYNLYTENKKFLVKLDWNISDKHKMNIRYNQLKASADSGVPNALNSFGFNNNGASRNNDIYSLTAELSSTLSNKVSNRFFASYTSLPDYRKYFGSLFPQVIINDNGNTYTFGTNNAARGNRVDQKIFQIQNDVTINLGKHKISTGISYQLIDLLNEFTFNPQGTFIFNSLPSFYNSAPIGTITPLGVSSGSGLPTAYSLGYTLQPGRTVTLDKAKFVQFGVYMQDEFFPTEKLKITAGVRADVTAFLTNPQNNPAVPGYNFQNAKGELEKYNTTNTPRTTVLISPRVGFNWDIKGDRTLQLRGGSGIFSGNIPYVYIKTGFINGLNEGAINAPTAAQAAAYPFNPDPRAYIPTDGKMAANYELNFIAPNFKLPQTFRSTLGLDAKLPGNIIASIEAVYSSDINAPYYRNANLNYNTSTTSPDGRLKYTSARINPNITGAYVLDNISKGSQFFLTESISKQFSKDFAVSLSYTYGESKDVYPLRSTIASGAFNAIQVVGNPNVPVKNYSDYDLRHRIVGSLNYRISYAKDKMASSIGIFFEGAQQGRGTYAYGGTGNVNQDGSNANDLIFVPQNQSQINLVASSTATVEQQWDALDRFISNSKYLKNRRGQFAERNGIMLPWYYQADIKFSQDFSGLLLKNKNTLQVTVDIINFTNLINKNWGVYNTIANTTPITALSATTFQVNPALLQRGEFIQDNGLNSRYRIQVGVRYSFN, from the coding sequence ATGAAAAAAAGATTCTTATTCACCTTTTTTGTGACAGTAGTCTTCTCAAAAGGTATTTTTGCCCAAGGATTAACCACAGGAAGTATTTCGGGAAAAGTAACCGATTCCAAGTCATCTAGTTTATTGGGAGCGACAATACTCGTTGTCCATCAGCTGACTAATGCAAAATATTCTGCCAATACGAAAAGCGACGGGAGATTTGATCTGCCAAACGTAAAGGTTGGCGGGCCATACAAAATTACAGTTAGCTATACCGGGTTTACTCCCGAAATAGTTGATGATGTCATGGTTGTTTTGGGAGAAAACCTTTCCCTAGATCTTGTTCTAAAAGACGAAACGGCACAGCTGCAGGAGGTAGTCGTTAAAGGCAAAAAGGGGAATAAAATTATGACGAGCAATAAAAATGGCTCCGGTATTTCAATAGACAGATCAACTTTAGATGCTTTGCCTAGTATTTCAAGAAGTATGAGCGACTTTACACGTTTAGTCCCACAGGCAGGAGCACAAGGGATGTTAGGCAAAGGAGGTAAAAGTAATAATGTTTCTGTGGACGGTGCAGCTTTTAATAATGCTTTTGGCCTTGGATCGGAAGCAATTGGCGGATTGCCTGGAGGTAATGCAAATGCTCAGCCAATAAGCTTAGATGCAATCGATCAGATTTCTGTAGAATTGTCTCCTTATAATGTAAAAATTGGCGGTTTCACGGGCGCCAGTGTGAATGCCGTAACCAGAAGCGGGGACAATGAATTTAGAGGTTCTGTCTACAATTATTTCCGTAATCAGGGTATGGTAGGAGATAAAGTAAAAAATGCCAAAATTACCAATGCCAAATTTGAAGAGAATACTTTTGGTTTTAGATTAGGCGGCCCTATTATTAAAGACAAATTATTTTTCTTTGCCAACTATGAACAAACCAAAAGCTCCCGACCGGGAACAGTTTTTAAGGCAGCAGAACCAGGTTTATCAGGAGGGAATATCGCTACTATTAAAGCTGCTGATTTAGATGCTCTGGGGAACTACCTTAATTCGACTTATGGTTATAATGCAGGTAGCTACCAAAATTATAACCTGTACACAGAAAACAAAAAGTTTTTGGTAAAATTAGACTGGAATATTAGCGACAAACATAAAATGAATATTCGTTACAATCAATTGAAAGCTTCTGCTGATTCCGGAGTACCGAATGCTTTAAATAGTTTTGGTTTTAACAATAACGGAGCTTCCAGAAATAATGACATTTATTCACTTACTGCTGAATTGAGTAGCACTCTGAGTAATAAGGTAAGCAACCGTTTTTTTGCATCATACACTTCTTTACCTGATTATAGAAAGTATTTTGGTAGTTTGTTTCCACAGGTAATTATTAATGACAACGGTAACACTTATACATTTGGTACCAACAACGCTGCACGTGGCAATCGGGTAGATCAGAAAATATTTCAGATACAAAATGATGTCACTATAAATCTTGGAAAACATAAAATTTCAACAGGAATAAGTTACCAGCTAATCGATCTTCTGAATGAATTTACTTTTAACCCGCAAGGTACATTTATCTTTAATTCATTACCTAGTTTTTATAATAGTGCCCCTATTGGGACGATAACACCTTTGGGGGTAAGTTCTGGTTCAGGATTGCCAACTGCATATTCATTAGGATATACGTTGCAGCCTGGTCGTACTGTAACCTTAGATAAAGCGAAATTTGTTCAGTTTGGAGTTTATATGCAAGATGAGTTTTTTCCAACTGAAAAATTAAAAATAACAGCAGGAGTAAGAGCAGATGTTACTGCTTTTTTGACCAACCCTCAAAATAATCCTGCCGTTCCTGGTTACAATTTTCAAAATGCTAAAGGTGAATTGGAAAAATACAATACAACAAATACTCCGCGTACAACTGTTTTGATTTCGCCAAGGGTTGGTTTTAACTGGGATATAAAAGGAGATAGAACACTACAACTTAGGGGAGGTTCAGGAATCTTTTCAGGTAACATCCCATATGTATATATTAAAACAGGTTTTATAAATGGTCTCAACGAGGGAGCAATTAATGCACCAACAGCTGCTCAAGCTGCAGCCTACCCATTTAATCCCGATCCAAGAGCTTATATTCCAACTGATGGGAAAATGGCCGCCAATTATGAATTAAATTTCATTGCCCCCAACTTTAAACTGCCGCAAACTTTCCGCAGCACCTTAGGACTTGATGCTAAACTTCCGGGAAATATAATCGCATCTATTGAAGCAGTTTACAGCAGCGATATTAATGCTCCTTATTATAGAAATGCAAACTTAAATTATAATACAAGTACTACAAGTCCGGATGGAAGACTGAAATATACATCAGCCCGCATCAATCCTAATATTACCGGTGCATATGTTTTAGACAATATAAGCAAAGGGAGTCAATTCTTTCTAACAGAGTCTATTAGCAAACAATTTAGTAAAGATTTTGCAGTCTCATTGTCTTATACTTATGGAGAGTCAAAAGACGTATACCCCCTTAGAAGTACTATAGCGTCGGGAGCATTTAATGCTATTCAGGTGGTCGGAAATCCCAATGTACCCGTAAAGAATTACTCAGATTATGACCTTCGTCACAGAATAGTGGGAAGTCTAAATTATAGAATTTCTTATGCTAAGGATAAAATGGCTTCAAGTATTGGTATTTTCTTTGAGGGAGCGCAACAAGGAAGAGGAACTTATGCTTATGGAGGAACAGGAAATGTAAATCAGGATGGGTCGAATGCAAATGACTTAATTTTTGTACCACAAAATCAATCACAAATTAATCTGGTAGCTTCGAGTACAGCAACAGTTGAACAACAATGGGATGCTTTAGACAGATTTATCTCGAATTCAAAGTATTTAAAAAACAGAAGAGGTCAGTTTGCCGAAAGGAATGGTATCATGTTACCCTGGTATTATCAGGCCGACATAAAATTCTCACAAGATTTTAGCGGATTACTACTTAAAAATAAAAACACCTTACAGGTAACGGTTGATATTATAAATTTCACCAATTTAATCAATAAAAATTGGGGAGTATATAACACAATTGCAAATACGACCCCAATCACAGCTCTTAGCGCCACAACATTTCAGGTAAATCCGGCTTTGTTACAAAGAGGAGAGTTTATTCAGGATAATGGATTGAATTCACGTTATAGAATACAGGTAGGTGTAAGATATTCATTTAACTAA